One genomic region from Rickettsiales bacterium encodes:
- a CDS encoding DUF3971 domain-containing protein, with amino-acid sequence MRIIIKLLRNVTLFTTGLALLLIIAMVSLNTRSFTVSNDNLQKLLQYYDNKLTIQTEGAKLIFLGKEIQLDVSSAKIDKNSSTFIKLKNLNLSFNLLSLDALAKLDLFDTEITNLISLNAPVEITSVIDNIIQYNYIVCDGKITISFGLFKDYQATLNLFSKTGWVDPQKNNLSKLDLKEFVLNLDYQLEKLSIKKIHFEYANSFKASFSGDFNLDKNNLKSAKFQTNISQLPINYLDGFWPRNISPNLQAWVTNNINNGIVTKVQGIFTLTEEDLQKDLPPKESINVSMKLKDMDLKYLEQYSPISQIDGILKIDGHGLYLDAETAETSGCNLKNIKLDIPFNNFTLSVKSQVNGDIANLNQFIPKNISDDLLNYNIDFPLIKGYFDGMLYLNFPIFEDFSFKSFKIDAQANINNVTLDTKERIKFKDGSFQLLNKDNEIKLKLNGYKNFSIEIDLDNESDRNPEGQINIIAEIDANKKLNFQDKISFRNGLIKPIIHLKPKSWDVELDFSDVDIYLSPLGYTKPKSADLFIKCSGDFNNKVIRSKSCTMNGKDISGDISFNITNDELTNLELKDFRIGPNRFDFQSLYKNKIYNYNLSAEYINLNDYSLGGNSSNNKNSFDYKIVFAVDKARMPNKNYLHDITGKIIQIGNNPIDIDFKAFADKEKISIVKSKKDNLTQYILHSKNASIFAQDFGIYQNTKKGEIWIKGSPKKTKNILSYHGTFSLDDFAFTNTSAFTKIILGVLSPLNSPEAVAQSLKGGSLPAESFDADWEFNNGSLEIKNARIKGPSYTIRFSGNINFKESTINIKGIYIPSAYGINSLVSDIPLVGSILSGGKDSALFGANFSVKGNLKDPKISFDTLTALTPGFIRNLFN; translated from the coding sequence ATGAGAATTATTATAAAACTTTTAAGAAACGTTACTTTATTTACAACTGGACTAGCTCTGCTTTTAATAATAGCTATGGTTTCTTTAAATACCCGAAGTTTTACTGTTAGTAACGATAACCTTCAAAAACTTCTTCAGTACTATGATAACAAATTAACAATTCAAACAGAAGGAGCTAAACTTATTTTCTTAGGAAAAGAGATCCAGCTTGATGTATCTTCAGCTAAAATAGACAAAAATTCTTCTACTTTTATAAAGCTTAAAAACCTTAATTTGTCATTTAATCTATTATCCCTAGATGCTCTAGCTAAGTTAGATCTCTTTGATACCGAAATAACAAATTTAATTAGTCTAAATGCTCCTGTAGAAATAACCTCTGTTATTGATAACATCATTCAATATAATTACATAGTTTGTGATGGAAAAATAACAATAAGCTTTGGTCTTTTTAAAGACTATCAGGCAACATTAAATTTGTTTAGCAAAACAGGATGGGTTGATCCCCAAAAAAATAATCTGAGTAAATTAGATCTAAAAGAATTTGTTTTAAATCTAGATTATCAACTAGAGAAACTATCGATTAAAAAAATCCATTTTGAATATGCAAACAGTTTTAAAGCATCCTTCAGCGGAGATTTTAATCTTGATAAAAATAATCTAAAATCAGCAAAGTTCCAAACAAATATATCACAGCTCCCCATTAATTATTTAGATGGTTTCTGGCCTAGAAATATATCACCTAACCTTCAAGCTTGGGTAACTAATAATATTAACAACGGCATTGTAACCAAGGTACAGGGAATATTCACACTTACTGAAGAAGATCTACAAAAAGATCTTCCCCCCAAAGAATCCATTAATGTATCTATGAAATTAAAGGACATGGATTTGAAATATCTTGAGCAATATAGTCCTATCTCACAAATAGATGGAATTCTGAAGATCGATGGTCATGGACTTTATTTAGATGCAGAAACAGCAGAAACCTCAGGATGCAATCTTAAAAATATTAAATTAGATATCCCCTTTAATAACTTTACTTTATCTGTTAAATCTCAGGTTAATGGAGATATTGCTAACCTAAATCAATTCATTCCTAAGAATATATCAGATGATCTTTTGAATTATAATATCGACTTCCCTCTTATTAAAGGATATTTCGATGGAATGCTTTATTTAAATTTTCCAATTTTTGAAGATTTTAGTTTTAAGAGTTTTAAAATTGATGCCCAAGCTAATATTAATAATGTTACTTTAGACACAAAAGAACGTATTAAATTTAAAGATGGCAGCTTTCAATTATTAAATAAGGATAATGAGATTAAATTAAAATTAAATGGATATAAAAATTTCTCTATAGAAATAGACCTAGATAATGAGTCAGATAGAAATCCCGAGGGACAAATAAATATAATCGCAGAGATAGACGCTAACAAAAAATTAAATTTTCAAGATAAAATATCATTTAGAAATGGACTAATAAAACCTATAATTCATTTAAAGCCTAAATCATGGGATGTGGAGTTAGATTTTTCAGATGTCGATATATATTTATCTCCTCTTGGATATACAAAACCTAAATCAGCAGACCTATTTATAAAATGCTCAGGTGACTTTAATAATAAAGTCATTAGAAGTAAATCTTGCACTATGAATGGAAAAGACATATCTGGTGATATATCATTTAATATAACAAATGATGAACTAACCAATTTAGAGCTTAAAGATTTTAGAATTGGGCCAAATAGATTTGACTTTCAAAGCTTATACAAAAATAAAATCTATAATTATAATCTTTCAGCAGAATACATTAATTTAAACGATTACTCCTTAGGTGGAAATTCTTCTAATAACAAAAATTCTTTTGATTATAAAATTGTCTTTGCTGTAGATAAAGCGCGCATGCCTAATAAAAATTACCTACATGATATTACAGGAAAAATTATTCAAATTGGTAATAATCCTATAGACATAGACTTTAAAGCTTTTGCAGATAAAGAAAAAATATCTATTGTTAAATCTAAAAAAGATAACTTAACTCAATATATATTACACAGCAAAAATGCTTCAATATTTGCTCAAGATTTTGGAATTTATCAAAATACTAAAAAAGGAGAAATCTGGATCAAAGGGTCCCCTAAAAAAACAAAAAATATATTATCCTACCATGGAACTTTTTCGTTAGATGACTTTGCTTTTACCAATACTTCAGCTTTCACCAAAATTATTCTTGGTGTGTTGTCACCTTTAAATTCTCCAGAAGCAGTGGCCCAATCATTAAAAGGGGGGTCCTTACCTGCAGAATCATTTGATGCTGATTGGGAATTTAATAATGGCTCTTTAGAAATTAAAAATGCTAGAATAAAAGGCCCATCATATACCATAAGATTCTCTGGTAATATAAATTTTAAAGAAAGCACTATAAATATTAAAGGAATTTATATTCCTTCTGCATATGGTATTAATTCACTAGTTTCTGATATACCATTAGTTGGAAGTATTCTCTCTGGAGGAAAAGATTCTGCATTATTTGGAGCCAATTTCTCCGTTAAAGGAAACCTTAAAGATCCTAAAATTTCCTTTGATACCCTAACAGCATTAACCCCTGGATTTATCAGGAATTTATTTAATTAA
- a CDS encoding protein-disulfide reductase DsbD family protein gives MSIKRHVLQLITIIIILFSGVAKGQEQYNAKDFRVTLKPLGQYAIISFELKNNAKFYWREPGELGLPTKFNFSKSRNIKDTKVFWPVPELYLKNNVASYVYQQDTDFIVKLTPNDPNKDIHLDVDISFAICQKSCSTYNINLSNVITNDSYDLGVAMEALAKTPQENGSEGLNIHKVEQEVIDGKHWLNIEFTNEKTLWDPQIFLDLPEYVNFEPADFNVISSQDGQIIRIPFEINNKRYLKIEDKIYINLVADNGHSVELTTTPITISGEESLNSFIWILLMALLGGMILNVMPCVLPVLALKALHLIKLAGKNKNLIRKNLIAQSAGIVSTFICFALLTYGLQFLGYQTGLGIHFQQPFYLITMILVLSFIAINLLSKEEFSIQVPHFLVKIFHIKSEQTGILGFFASGVLSTLLAIPCTAPFVTIAIGFALTTDFLKMIIVFTVMGVGMSTPYIAMASFPKMAKFLPKPGPWMEVFKKILGMAVITTSIWLIYVVSTQLGYKAAITIFLLLLLIKFIVNEREFLTSKARTLILAVLIGLSYFLPHNLYMEKQYNATLVESTWQDYEPSAIDSLVDEGYVVVVNISASWCATCGLNKVTTLDNVAVINAMEKFKVIAMRADISKSTSSDVSNLMKEKNHHGIPYTLVYSKKYPKGKVLQTVLTPNVFISAIKEGL, from the coding sequence ATGAGCATCAAAAGACATGTTTTGCAGCTGATTACTATTATAATTATTTTATTTAGCGGCGTAGCGAAGGGACAAGAGCAGTATAATGCTAAGGATTTTAGAGTTACTTTAAAACCTTTAGGGCAATATGCGATAATATCTTTTGAGTTAAAAAATAATGCCAAGTTTTACTGGAGGGAGCCTGGAGAATTAGGCCTTCCTACTAAGTTTAATTTCTCCAAATCTAGAAATATAAAAGATACAAAAGTTTTCTGGCCAGTTCCTGAATTATACTTAAAAAACAATGTTGCTAGCTATGTTTATCAACAAGATACAGACTTCATCGTAAAACTCACTCCTAATGATCCCAATAAAGATATTCATTTGGATGTTGATATTAGTTTTGCTATTTGTCAAAAATCCTGTAGCACTTATAACATAAATTTGTCTAACGTTATTACAAATGATTCCTATGATTTAGGGGTGGCAATGGAAGCTCTAGCCAAAACTCCTCAAGAAAATGGTAGCGAAGGACTTAACATACATAAAGTGGAACAAGAGGTTATAGATGGTAAACATTGGCTTAATATTGAGTTTACAAATGAAAAAACTTTATGGGATCCACAAATATTTTTAGATTTACCTGAATATGTCAATTTTGAACCAGCTGATTTTAATGTCATTAGTAGCCAGGACGGTCAAATCATTCGTATACCTTTTGAAATTAATAATAAAAGATATTTAAAGATTGAAGATAAGATATATATAAATCTTGTAGCTGACAATGGACACAGTGTTGAGTTGACAACAACTCCGATTACAATAAGTGGAGAAGAAAGCTTAAATTCATTTATATGGATTTTATTGATGGCTTTATTAGGAGGAATGATATTAAATGTTATGCCTTGCGTCTTGCCGGTATTAGCATTAAAAGCTTTGCACTTAATAAAATTAGCGGGAAAAAATAAAAATCTTATTAGAAAGAATTTGATAGCGCAGAGCGCAGGAATTGTTAGTACATTTATTTGTTTTGCTTTGTTAACCTACGGGCTTCAGTTCTTAGGCTATCAGACAGGGTTAGGTATTCATTTTCAGCAACCGTTTTATCTTATTACAATGATTCTGGTATTAAGTTTTATAGCTATAAACTTACTGTCTAAGGAAGAGTTTAGTATTCAGGTGCCTCATTTCCTAGTTAAGATTTTTCATATTAAATCAGAGCAAACTGGAATATTAGGTTTTTTTGCTAGCGGGGTATTATCTACATTGCTTGCAATACCATGTACTGCTCCATTTGTGACTATTGCAATAGGGTTTGCTTTAACAACAGATTTCTTAAAGATGATAATAGTATTTACGGTGATGGGAGTTGGGATGTCTACGCCATATATAGCTATGGCATCTTTTCCTAAAATGGCTAAATTTCTTCCTAAGCCCGGTCCTTGGATGGAAGTATTTAAGAAGATTTTAGGAATGGCGGTTATAACTACTAGTATTTGGTTAATTTATGTGGTTTCAACTCAGTTAGGTTATAAAGCAGCGATAACTATATTTTTGCTCTTACTTCTAATAAAGTTTATTGTTAATGAGAGAGAATTTCTTACCAGCAAGGCTAGAACTCTAATTTTAGCCGTACTTATTGGGTTAAGCTATTTTCTGCCACATAACTTGTATATGGAGAAGCAATATAATGCAACTTTAGTGGAAAGTACCTGGCAGGATTACGAACCATCTGCTATTGATTCTTTAGTTGATGAAGGATATGTGGTTGTGGTGAACATATCTGCCTCTTGGTGCGCAACATGCGGTCTTAACAAGGTAACCACTCTTGATAATGTTGCGGTTATTAATGCAATGGAAAAATTTAAAGTTATTGCCATGAGAGCAGATATTAGCAAAAGTACGAGTAGTGACGTTTCTAATTTAATGAAAGAAAAGAACCATCATGGAATTCCATATACTCTAGTTTATAGCAAGAAATACCCTAAAGGAAAGGTTCTACAAACTGTTCTTACGCCTAATGTGTTTATATCAGCCATTAAAGAAGGTCTGTAG